A genome region from Balneolaceae bacterium includes the following:
- a CDS encoding HIT family protein, translating to MATIFTRIIEGEIPCHKVAEDDRHIAFLDINPIAEGHTLVVPKEEVDYFFDLPEERMHQTMSFARVVASAIVRALEPLRTGIIVQGLEVPHAHLHLVPLYRVDQAMALGHNVEIGEERMKEIAESIRKDVNL from the coding sequence ATGGCAACCATTTTTACCCGCATTATCGAAGGAGAGATACCCTGCCACAAGGTGGCAGAGGACGACCGCCACATAGCCTTTCTGGATATCAATCCCATTGCTGAGGGACACACCCTGGTGGTGCCGAAGGAGGAGGTCGACTATTTTTTTGACCTGCCCGAGGAGCGCATGCACCAGACCATGAGCTTTGCCCGGGTGGTCGCCTCTGCGATCGTCCGAGCGCTGGAGCCCCTCCGCACGGGCATCATCGTGCAGGGCCTGGAGGTGCCACACGCCCACCTGCACCTGGTGCCCCTCTACAGGGTAGACCAGGCCATGGCGCTGGGCCACAATGTGGAGATAGGGGAGGAGCGCATGAAAGAGATCGCCGAAAGCATCAGGAAGGACGTAAACCTATGA
- a CDS encoding type II 3-dehydroquinate dehydratase has product MKLFILNGPNLNLLGRRDTEQYGSETLQDICEHLEETFPDHTLNFYQSNVEGEIVQAIQTIIDSDYDGLVANFGGYTHTSVAIRDALDLLDLPVVEVHLSNIHAREEFRERSITGSRADGIITGFGMHSYVLGVRALELLAKAKKG; this is encoded by the coding sequence ATGAAGCTGTTCATTCTCAACGGACCCAACCTCAACCTGCTGGGCCGCCGCGACACGGAGCAGTATGGCTCGGAAACCCTGCAGGACATTTGCGAGCATCTGGAGGAGACCTTCCCGGATCACACCCTGAACTTCTACCAGAGTAACGTGGAGGGGGAAATCGTACAAGCCATTCAGACCATCATCGACAGCGACTACGACGGACTGGTGGCCAATTTCGGGGGATACACACACACCTCAGTGGCCATACGCGACGCGCTGGACCTGCTCGACCTGCCCGTAGTGGAGGTGCATCTGTCCAATATCCATGCCCGCGAGGAGTTCCGCGAGCGCTCCATCACCGGATCCCGGGCAGACGGCATTATTACAGGTTTCGGCATGCACAGCTACGTGCTGGGTGTCCGTGCCCTGGAACTTCTTGCGAAGGCAAAGAAAGGATAG
- a CDS encoding polysaccharide biosynthesis C-terminal domain-containing protein, giving the protein MKKLKELFSDTLLYGISSVLARFINYLLVPLHTNVFSRDQYGVVGLVYAAIALLNVVFTFGMESAYLRYAKDREKARDVFKTLQLSLLAFASVLTAALWLGEPLLRPLMGLDAANADIYLFMLGILWFDALGIVPFAELRLVRRTVTYVALRTVNVLINLGLNVYLILSLGWGLPAVFLANLAASVLTTLALWVITGPMLRGDWQRGLLRQALYFGFPFVPAGIGFTMNEMLDRYLLEHYMSPATTEMLYGTGMDSTDVVGIYNACYKLAVFMLLVIQMFRMAWQPFFLRHADDPEAPKLYSEAFRYFNLAAGAVFLAVALFAEQIVQIRIPVLDMYLVDAKFWSGLHVVPLLLGAYWFHGWYMNFSAGIFIREKTRVLGYITLGGAAITLAANLLLIPWMGMTGSAAATLLSYAAMALMLYYKSMQVYEVPYAMKRAVLTMAVAACCVLYAPDLVQLVNSEWMGRFIMLGLGGAGIAAAGLWGRGFSLESRSD; this is encoded by the coding sequence GTGAAGAAACTCAAGGAACTCTTCTCCGACACCCTCCTCTACGGTATCAGCAGCGTACTGGCACGATTCATCAACTACCTGCTGGTACCTCTTCATACCAATGTATTCAGCCGTGACCAGTACGGCGTGGTCGGGCTCGTCTATGCCGCCATCGCCCTGCTCAACGTGGTGTTTACCTTTGGGATGGAGTCGGCTTACCTGCGTTACGCCAAAGACCGCGAGAAGGCGCGGGACGTATTCAAGACCCTGCAGCTCAGCCTCCTGGCTTTCGCTTCGGTGCTGACGGCCGCGCTCTGGCTGGGCGAGCCCCTGCTGCGTCCCCTTATGGGATTGGATGCGGCCAACGCCGACATCTATCTCTTCATGCTGGGTATCCTCTGGTTCGACGCCCTGGGAATCGTACCCTTTGCGGAGCTCCGTCTCGTGCGACGCACCGTAACCTATGTGGCCCTGCGCACGGTCAATGTGCTGATCAACCTGGGACTCAATGTCTATCTCATCCTCTCCCTCGGCTGGGGACTTCCCGCCGTTTTCCTGGCTAACCTGGCGGCCTCCGTACTTACCACCCTGGCGCTCTGGGTGATTACCGGTCCCATGCTCCGCGGCGACTGGCAGAGGGGACTGCTGCGGCAGGCCCTCTATTTCGGATTTCCCTTTGTGCCGGCGGGTATAGGATTCACCATGAATGAGATGCTCGACCGTTACCTGCTGGAGCACTACATGTCGCCCGCGACCACCGAGATGCTCTATGGTACGGGGATGGACAGCACCGACGTGGTGGGTATTTACAACGCCTGCTACAAGCTGGCGGTCTTCATGCTGCTGGTCATACAGATGTTCCGCATGGCCTGGCAGCCCTTTTTCCTGCGGCATGCCGACGATCCGGAGGCTCCCAAACTCTACAGCGAAGCCTTTCGCTACTTCAACCTGGCCGCCGGCGCGGTCTTCCTGGCCGTGGCTCTCTTTGCAGAGCAGATTGTGCAGATCCGCATCCCGGTGCTCGACATGTACCTGGTGGACGCCAAGTTCTGGTCCGGACTCCACGTAGTGCCTCTCCTGCTGGGCGCCTACTGGTTCCACGGATGGTACATGAACTTCTCGGCGGGTATTTTCATCCGGGAAAAGACCAGGGTGCTGGGCTATATCACCCTGGGCGGTGCCGCCATTACGCTGGCAGCCAACCTGTTGCTGATACCGTGGATGGGCATGACCGGTTCGGCGGCGGCCACCCTGCTCAGCTATGCGGCCATGGCCCTGATGCTCTACTACAAAAGCATGCAGGTATACGAGGTGCCCTACGCCATGAAGCGCGCCGTGCTGACCATGGCCGTAGCCGCCTGCTGTGTGCTCTACGCCCCCGATCTGGTGCAGCTGGTCAATTCGGAATGGATGGGCCGGTTCATTATGTTGGGATTAGGCGGCGCGGGCATTGCAGCCGCCGGCCTCTGGGGCAGGGGTTTTTCCCTGGAGTCCCGATCCGACTGA
- a CDS encoding NYN domain-containing protein: MDTHGNRVGIYVDAVNVTMNGGFGLRYDRLRSYACRDGSLPSRMNVYLAYDQRRAEEDNNYESKTARFSEVLRDFEYKVHQNPMQYYRDSDTGETIARSTVDMDMAVDMVTEAEHMEKVILLTNHGNYISLIEAMQRQGCRVELIGFDDMPAELKKEADMYYSGYLIPGLLPVESPYDWGEIGSRVRGVCYDYSHSDGYGFMRFLTRIDPYLWITDSRNDKSPYQTVFAHVSQFEDNFETDFLPSRELIFEFDLVENDKGLVAEDIVLISAP; this comes from the coding sequence ATGGACACCCACGGAAACCGAGTTGGTATCTACGTCGACGCCGTTAACGTCACCATGAACGGGGGCTTCGGCCTCCGATATGACCGTCTGCGAAGCTACGCATGCCGCGACGGCTCGCTGCCCTCCCGCATGAATGTCTACCTTGCCTACGACCAGCGCAGGGCGGAAGAGGACAACAACTACGAAAGCAAGACGGCCCGTTTCAGCGAGGTGCTCCGCGACTTCGAGTACAAGGTGCACCAGAATCCCATGCAGTATTACCGCGATTCCGACACAGGGGAGACCATTGCCCGGTCGACGGTGGATATGGACATGGCGGTGGATATGGTCACGGAGGCCGAACATATGGAGAAGGTGATCCTGCTGACCAACCACGGCAACTACATCAGCCTCATCGAGGCCATGCAGCGGCAGGGCTGCCGCGTGGAGCTGATAGGTTTTGACGACATGCCCGCGGAGCTCAAGAAGGAGGCCGATATGTACTACTCGGGCTACCTGATACCGGGACTGCTGCCGGTGGAGTCGCCCTATGACTGGGGAGAGATAGGCTCGCGGGTGCGCGGAGTCTGCTACGACTACTCCCACAGCGACGGCTACGGCTTTATGCGCTTTCTCACCAGAATCGATCCCTACCTCTGGATCACCGACTCCCGTAACGACAAGTCGCCCTACCAGACGGTCTTTGCGCACGTCTCGCAGTTCGAGGACAACTTCGAGACCGACTTTCTGCCCAGCAGGGAGCTCATCTTCGAGTTCGACCTGGTGGAGAACGACAAGGGACTGGTGGCCGAGGACATCGTGCTCATTTCGGCGCCCTGA
- the mdh gene encoding malate dehydrogenase: MKVTVVGAGGNVGSTVALSVAQRDFAKEVVMVDIVQERDGEKFYPSKGRALDQWESSPIHQFDTRLTGTVDYEPTAGSDVCVITAGVPRRPGMSRDDLLETNANIVRSVTEQLAKHSPDTILIVVSNPLDVMAQVAYETSGFDSSRVMGMAGILDTARFRSFLAEEIDVSPKDIQALLLGGHGDTMVPLPRFTTVCGMPITDFIDETRLNEIVERTKGGGGEIVNLMGTSAWYAPGAAAAQMVEAIVLDQNRVFPCAAYLDGEYGQKDLFLGVPVKLGKGGIKQIIEVDLNAEEQQLLDESAAHVHSVLEDFRKLMNK; the protein is encoded by the coding sequence ATGAAAGTAACCGTAGTCGGTGCCGGCGGGAATGTCGGTTCTACTGTAGCGCTCTCTGTAGCGCAGCGTGATTTTGCCAAGGAAGTGGTCATGGTCGACATCGTCCAGGAACGGGACGGGGAGAAGTTCTACCCCTCCAAGGGACGCGCCCTCGACCAGTGGGAGTCTTCTCCCATTCACCAGTTCGACACCCGCCTGACCGGCACCGTGGACTATGAGCCGACCGCCGGTTCGGACGTATGCGTGATCACCGCCGGCGTGCCGCGCCGCCCGGGCATGAGCCGCGACGACCTGCTGGAGACCAACGCCAATATCGTGCGAAGCGTCACCGAACAGCTGGCCAAGCACTCCCCGGACACCATTCTCATCGTCGTTTCCAACCCGCTGGACGTGATGGCCCAGGTGGCCTACGAAACCAGCGGCTTCGACTCCAGCCGGGTGATGGGCATGGCGGGCATCCTCGATACCGCGCGCTTCCGATCCTTCCTGGCCGAGGAAATCGACGTCTCGCCCAAGGACATCCAGGCCCTGCTGCTCGGGGGACACGGCGACACCATGGTGCCGCTGCCCCGCTTTACCACCGTATGCGGCATGCCGATCACCGACTTTATCGACGAAACACGACTCAACGAAATCGTCGAACGCACCAAGGGCGGCGGCGGTGAGATCGTCAACCTGATGGGCACTTCCGCCTGGTACGCCCCGGGCGCGGCCGCCGCACAGATGGTGGAAGCCATCGTGCTCGACCAGAACCGCGTCTTCCCCTGCGCAGCCTACCTGGATGGCGAATACGGCCAGAAGGACCTCTTCCTGGGCGTTCCCGTCAAGCTGGGCAAGGGCGGCATCAAACAGATCATCGAGGTTGATTTAAACGCCGAAGAACAACAACTTTTAGATGAATCGGCTGCGCATGTCCATTCCGTTCTGGAGGACTTTCGCAAGCTGATGAACAAGTAA
- a CDS encoding NAD(+)/NADH kinase — MKLAVIANPGKYSVREPFVEALEWADRNEVTVYFSRELRELYDGGGHASAVACNDEEEAIDRADAVVAMGGDGTMLYTARLMKNIPKPILGVNSGRLGFMANTQRENLSNALKQLTAGNYRLDKRYMLEAEDGEGRIWHALNEFLFSKKDSTSMVSVQAEYDDMFINTYWADGLIVASPTGSTAYNLSSGGPIVMPGTDVMVLTPINPHTLTTRPLVLPSDRALRITVEEQEHEVLFSYDGEIYELPDYPFEVEIRRSEFTINLVELPDQSYFETLRSKLMWGMDFRKGR; from the coding sequence ATGAAGCTCGCCGTCATCGCCAATCCGGGCAAGTATTCTGTAAGGGAACCCTTCGTGGAGGCCCTGGAGTGGGCCGACCGCAACGAGGTGACCGTCTATTTCAGCCGGGAATTGCGTGAGCTCTACGACGGGGGAGGACACGCCAGTGCGGTGGCCTGCAATGACGAGGAGGAGGCTATCGACCGGGCCGATGCGGTTGTGGCTATGGGGGGCGACGGCACCATGCTCTACACCGCACGCCTGATGAAAAACATCCCGAAACCTATCCTGGGCGTGAACAGCGGCCGCCTCGGTTTCATGGCCAATACGCAGAGGGAAAATTTGTCGAATGCCCTGAAGCAGCTCACCGCAGGAAACTACCGCCTGGACAAGCGCTACATGCTGGAGGCAGAGGACGGGGAAGGTCGCATCTGGCACGCCCTCAACGAGTTCCTCTTTTCCAAGAAGGATTCCACCTCCATGGTGAGCGTGCAGGCGGAGTACGACGATATGTTCATCAACACCTACTGGGCCGACGGGTTGATTGTGGCCTCCCCGACCGGCTCCACCGCCTACAACCTCTCCTCCGGCGGACCCATCGTGATGCCCGGCACCGACGTGATGGTGCTCACCCCCATCAATCCCCACACCCTCACCACGCGCCCCCTCGTACTTCCCTCCGACAGGGCCCTGCGCATCACTGTGGAGGAGCAGGAACACGAAGTTCTGTTTTCTTATGACGGTGAAATTTATGAACTTCCGGACTATCCCTTCGAGGTGGAAATCAGGCGCTCCGAATTCACCATTAACCTGGTCGAACTGCCCGACCAGAGCTACTTCGAAACCCTGCGCAGCAAGCTGATGTGGGGCATGGATTTTCGCAAGGGGCGCTGA
- a CDS encoding ABC transporter substrate-binding protein, whose protein sequence is MKQLLNVSAILLGLALLAVACKQQESVTVNRQPATPSETEPASDSLSGPGDEKFEVLAVGETSPVPSLDPLHARNGATLRAVQLVYEGLTRYDASGNPQPALARTWEVSDDSLTWRFTLETETFYHDSPIFRTGLGRRLQASDVKFAFERMAWNTVPDRAASLFMHIRGFEPFLSEQRGVFNPELRRLGGVGGITVPNDSTVVFRLTEPDPQFLHRLASPYAVIYPPENIRTPYPSQFPAVGTGPYQRTRQQGDSLLIFSRHEPEEGAEPADLPNRVDLHLYDNESELFRALATGRVHLIPHAGPQTLETILEEDGELSDSYRGQYRVHHSDKRYRYRIRHHGEGPLSRDAVQLLASAIDSAAFGPNFPGSLLDLDMGGLAAAGTVELGRDDPEAAMDSAWQAFPADSVYSNYSDDLYLKNFISRWSGRLAERGVGLRMIPIRVPTRSTSLHADTWIPHHPGDAPTAVSPPLVEFRLPRVSVWRAEVEGLTFNAWPWWLDVRGVTTGTAAAGGTRP, encoded by the coding sequence ATGAAACAGCTTCTGAACGTCTCCGCGATCCTGCTGGGCCTGGCGCTGCTGGCCGTCGCCTGCAAGCAGCAGGAGAGCGTAACCGTCAACCGGCAGCCGGCCACGCCTTCCGAAACGGAACCCGCCTCTGACTCGCTTTCCGGACCCGGTGACGAGAAATTCGAGGTGCTTGCCGTCGGCGAGACCTCGCCCGTCCCCTCTCTGGATCCCCTGCACGCCCGCAACGGCGCCACCCTCCGTGCCGTGCAGCTGGTGTATGAGGGACTCACCCGCTACGACGCCTCCGGCAATCCGCAGCCTGCGTTGGCCCGTACATGGGAGGTCTCCGACGACTCCCTAACCTGGCGCTTCACCCTCGAAACAGAGACCTTTTACCACGACAGCCCCATCTTCCGCACCGGACTGGGAAGGCGGCTGCAGGCCTCCGACGTAAAGTTCGCCTTCGAGCGGATGGCGTGGAACACCGTACCCGACCGTGCCGCAAGCCTGTTCATGCATATACGCGGCTTTGAACCCTTTTTGAGCGAACAGCGCGGCGTCTTCAACCCCGAGCTTCGCCGCCTGGGAGGCGTCGGCGGCATCACCGTGCCGAACGACAGCACGGTGGTCTTCCGGCTCACCGAACCCGATCCTCAGTTCCTGCACCGGCTGGCTTCTCCCTACGCGGTCATCTACCCGCCTGAAAACATCCGAACCCCCTATCCCTCCCAGTTCCCCGCTGTGGGAACCGGTCCCTACCAGCGCACCCGCCAGCAGGGCGACTCCCTGCTGATCTTTTCGCGTCACGAACCCGAGGAGGGCGCCGAACCGGCCGACCTGCCGAACCGCGTAGACCTACATCTTTACGACAACGAGAGTGAACTCTTCCGGGCCCTCGCCACCGGCCGCGTGCACCTCATCCCGCATGCGGGTCCCCAGACCCTTGAAACCATCCTGGAAGAGGACGGTGAACTCTCCGACAGTTACCGCGGGCAATACCGCGTGCACCACTCGGACAAGCGCTACCGCTACCGCATCCGCCACCACGGGGAAGGTCCTCTCTCCCGGGATGCCGTCCAGCTGCTGGCCTCCGCCATCGACTCTGCCGCCTTCGGCCCGAATTTCCCCGGCTCGCTGCTCGACCTGGACATGGGCGGCCTTGCTGCAGCAGGCACCGTGGAGTTGGGAAGGGATGACCCTGAAGCTGCAATGGACTCCGCCTGGCAGGCTTTCCCGGCCGACTCGGTTTATTCGAATTACAGCGACGACCTCTACCTGAAAAATTTCATCAGCCGCTGGTCGGGCCGGCTGGCCGAACGGGGCGTGGGACTGCGGATGATTCCCATCCGCGTGCCCACCCGAAGCACCTCCCTGCATGCCGACACCTGGATTCCCCACCATCCCGGCGACGCGCCAACCGCTGTCTCCCCTCCCCTGGTGGAATTCCGCCTGCCGCGCGTAAGCGTCTGGCGTGCGGAGGTCGAAGGACTGACCTTCAACGCCTGGCCGTGGTGGCTGGACGTACGCGGGGTCACCACCGGTACCGCCGCCGCGGGAGGGACCCGTCCATGA
- a CDS encoding D-alanine--D-alanine ligase family protein → MPDKNIVVAFGGMSPEHEVSVLTAMQAISALEDTDYGLVPLYVTKKGRWLTGEKLLDLDAYGEIDALVEASRPCTFSHDDMGRPVLLETVKRGIFSGPRQHPIHALIPAFHGSEGENGSFQGACEMYNIPCGGSGVLASSVGMDKVKAKELCRAAGVPVVDGISFDESRWEREQDAIITEAENELDYPQIVKPVTLGSSIGVARASGREELVEAVENAFRYDRDLLVEKAVRPLMEINCAVLGWEEEARPSVCERPLGKEETLSFEDKYQSGEGVKGMASADRVIPADIPDSLARRIQDLSVQIFRLFRASGVARLDFLVNADTEEVWFNEINTIPGSFSFYLWEEGGMNMRDLMLELVEIAVARQRRKMSRIRSYDTNLLSEKAVKGLKGLKGDPGKKKPPQ, encoded by the coding sequence ATGCCCGATAAGAACATCGTTGTCGCCTTCGGGGGCATGTCGCCCGAACACGAAGTCTCCGTCCTCACCGCCATGCAGGCCATCTCAGCCCTGGAAGATACCGACTACGGGCTGGTCCCTCTCTACGTGACCAAAAAGGGGCGCTGGCTGACCGGTGAAAAGCTTCTGGACCTCGATGCCTACGGCGAAATCGACGCCCTCGTGGAGGCCTCCCGTCCCTGCACCTTCTCCCACGACGACATGGGGCGTCCTGTGCTGCTGGAAACCGTAAAAAGGGGAATCTTTTCGGGTCCCCGTCAACACCCCATCCACGCCCTCATACCCGCCTTCCACGGCTCGGAGGGAGAAAACGGGAGCTTCCAGGGCGCCTGCGAAATGTACAACATCCCATGCGGAGGCAGCGGCGTGCTGGCCTCCTCGGTGGGCATGGACAAGGTGAAAGCCAAGGAGCTATGCCGCGCCGCCGGCGTGCCGGTGGTCGACGGGATTTCCTTCGACGAAAGCCGCTGGGAGCGGGAGCAGGACGCCATCATCACAGAGGCGGAAAATGAGCTGGACTATCCCCAGATCGTCAAGCCGGTCACCCTCGGCAGCAGTATTGGCGTGGCCCGGGCCAGCGGGCGCGAGGAGCTGGTGGAGGCCGTGGAAAACGCCTTCCGCTACGACCGGGACCTGCTGGTGGAGAAGGCCGTGCGCCCCCTGATGGAGATCAACTGCGCGGTGCTCGGCTGGGAAGAGGAAGCCCGCCCCAGCGTCTGCGAGCGTCCCCTTGGCAAAGAGGAGACCCTCTCCTTCGAGGACAAGTACCAGTCGGGGGAGGGCGTCAAGGGCATGGCCTCGGCCGACCGTGTGATCCCGGCCGACATCCCCGACTCCCTGGCCCGGCGCATACAGGACCTGTCGGTACAGATCTTCCGCCTCTTCCGAGCCTCTGGCGTGGCCCGCCTCGACTTCCTGGTGAACGCCGACACCGAGGAAGTCTGGTTCAACGAGATCAACACCATCCCGGGCTCCTTCTCCTTCTACCTGTGGGAGGAGGGCGGAATGAATATGCGCGATTTAATGCTTGAACTGGTAGAGATCGCCGTCGCGCGGCAGCGCCGGAAGATGAGCCGCATCCGCAGCTACGATACCAACCTGCTCAGCGAGAAGGCGGTCAAGGGACTCAAAGGACTGAAAGGGGACCCCGGAAAGAAGAAGCCCCCGCAATAG
- a CDS encoding RecQ family ATP-dependent DNA helicase: MTNPKQVLNEVFGYETFRPLQEEIIEQVLDRRDTLVIMPTGGGKSICYQIPALIFDGLTLVVSPLISLMKDQVEQLSELGIPAVCLNSSLSEEKYRANLQALRSGEAKMLYLAPETLLMKRTRKLLADLQVDLFTIDEAHCISEWGHDFRPEYRKLAKVKKDFPDAPCLALTATATPRVREDIRQILQVEDSETFLASFDRKNLMLRVTDKENPTEQVLDFLYTREHQSGIIYCFSRRLVNELYVNLKKEGHSVKPYHAGLSEKVRNRNQDAFIRDDVNIIVATIAFGMGINKPDVRFVVHHDMPQNIESYYQQIGRAGRDGLRADCLLLYSHNDTQKIRYFINQKEGEEKKVAEQHLNDLVDFLETDVCRRIPLMNYFGEEYGKENCGMCDNCVEPEEAETFEDEENASRISAEIREGYEKELFDRLRSHRKTLADERDVTPYAIFPDATLMEMAWYYPRDEEQMLHLYGVGSLKMKRYGRDFLRIIREYCEERGVNGRAERLKERIEELSGVEQHVLIGEAFNAGQSIPHLAEEYGVRPVTIVKHLKEYFEEGNELRADAILEASSLSHRNRDKVLQTMEEKNARVLRPVYDALDKSVGYDELRVLQLYHMARD; the protein is encoded by the coding sequence GTGACCAACCCGAAACAGGTTTTAAACGAAGTATTCGGATACGAGACCTTCCGGCCCCTGCAGGAGGAGATCATCGAGCAGGTGCTCGACCGCCGCGACACCCTTGTCATCATGCCCACCGGCGGCGGCAAGTCCATCTGCTACCAGATTCCCGCCCTCATCTTCGACGGACTTACCCTGGTGGTCTCCCCGCTGATCTCCCTGATGAAGGACCAGGTGGAGCAGCTCAGCGAGCTGGGCATCCCCGCCGTCTGCCTCAACAGCTCCCTGTCGGAGGAGAAGTACCGGGCCAACCTCCAGGCCCTGCGCAGCGGGGAGGCCAAGATGCTCTACCTGGCCCCCGAGACCCTGCTTATGAAGCGCACCCGCAAGTTGCTGGCCGACCTGCAGGTGGACCTCTTCACCATCGATGAGGCGCACTGCATCTCGGAATGGGGACACGATTTCCGACCGGAGTACCGCAAGCTGGCGAAGGTCAAAAAAGATTTTCCCGACGCCCCCTGCCTCGCCCTGACGGCCACGGCCACCCCCCGCGTTCGCGAAGACATCCGGCAGATTCTGCAGGTAGAGGACTCTGAGACCTTCCTGGCCAGTTTCGACCGCAAAAACCTCATGCTGCGGGTGACCGACAAGGAGAATCCCACCGAGCAGGTGCTCGACTTTCTCTACACCCGCGAGCACCAGTCGGGCATCATCTACTGCTTTTCCCGCAGGCTGGTGAACGAGCTCTACGTGAACCTCAAAAAGGAGGGCCACTCCGTAAAACCCTACCACGCCGGCCTCTCCGAAAAGGTACGCAACCGCAACCAGGACGCCTTCATCCGCGACGATGTGAACATCATCGTCGCCACCATCGCCTTCGGCATGGGCATCAACAAGCCCGACGTGCGCTTCGTGGTGCACCACGACATGCCCCAGAACATCGAGTCATACTACCAGCAGATCGGCCGCGCCGGGCGCGACGGGCTGCGGGCAGACTGCCTGCTGCTCTACAGCCACAACGACACCCAGAAAATCCGCTACTTCATCAACCAGAAGGAGGGCGAGGAAAAAAAGGTGGCCGAGCAGCACCTCAACGACCTGGTGGATTTCCTGGAGACCGACGTGTGCCGCCGAATTCCGCTCATGAACTATTTCGGGGAGGAGTACGGGAAGGAGAACTGCGGCATGTGCGACAACTGCGTGGAGCCGGAGGAGGCCGAGACTTTCGAGGACGAGGAGAACGCCTCGCGCATTTCCGCCGAGATCCGCGAGGGCTACGAGAAGGAGCTGTTCGACCGGCTGCGCAGCCACCGCAAGACCCTGGCTGACGAACGCGACGTGACGCCCTACGCCATTTTTCCCGATGCCACCCTTATGGAGATGGCCTGGTATTACCCCCGCGACGAGGAGCAGATGCTACACCTCTACGGCGTAGGCTCGCTGAAAATGAAGCGCTACGGCAGGGATTTCCTGCGCATCATACGCGAGTACTGCGAGGAGCGAGGCGTGAACGGCCGCGCCGAACGCCTGAAGGAGCGCATCGAGGAGCTCTCCGGGGTGGAGCAGCACGTGCTTATCGGAGAAGCTTTCAATGCCGGACAGTCCATCCCCCATCTGGCCGAAGAGTACGGCGTGCGCCCGGTAACCATTGTGAAGCACCTTAAGGAATATTTCGAGGAGGGCAACGAGCTGCGCGCAGATGCCATCCTGGAAGCCTCGAGCCTCTCCCACCGCAACCGGGACAAGGTGCTGCAAACCATGGAGGAAAAGAACGCCCGCGTGCTGCGACCCGTCTACGACGCGCTTGACAAGTCGGTGGGCTACGATGAGCTCCGGGTGCTTCAGCTCTACCACATGGCCCGCGACTAA